A stretch of Desulfovibrio desulfuricans DSM 642 DNA encodes these proteins:
- the atpE gene encoding ATP synthase F0 subunit C — translation MRKFLMIALNTVALLGMATMAFAANQLDASALGYTCLAAALGIGIAAFGCGIGMGLGLKGACEGVARNPDVSGKITGTMILAFAFIESLAIYALVISFILLYANPYA, via the coding sequence ATGCGTAAGTTTCTGATGATCGCCCTGAACACCGTGGCCCTTCTCGGCATGGCCACCATGGCTTTTGCTGCCAACCAGCTCGACGCCTCGGCTCTGGGCTACACCTGCCTGGCCGCCGCTCTTGGCATCGGCATTGCCGCCTTCGGTTGCGGCATCGGCATGGGTCTTGGTCTGAAGGGCGCCTGCGAAGGCGTTGCCCGCAACCCTGACGTGAGCGGCAAGATCACCGGTACCATGATTCTGGCCTTCGCCTTCATCGAATCGCTGGCCATTTACGCCCTGGTTATCAGCTTCATCCTGCTGTACGCCAACCCCTACGCGTAA
- a CDS encoding redox-sensing transcriptional repressor Rex, whose protein sequence is MVNPPKSKHIPRATIQRLATYVQVLENFARDSVEVISSNPLAEACGVNGSQVRKDLAYFGEFGIRGVGYHVKSLIAAITSSLGVDREWRMALIGVGNLGKAILNHGEFRSRGFNIVGIFDCDPFKIGEIVHGLEVHCTRDLKDMVTDLNIEIGIITTPPERAQRAAQHLMDAGITSILNFAPSRIKVPDRINVEYVDFFHHLYALAFNHPQTR, encoded by the coding sequence ATGGTCAACCCACCCAAGAGCAAACACATCCCACGCGCGACTATCCAGCGCCTTGCCACATATGTTCAGGTGCTGGAAAATTTCGCACGTGACAGTGTCGAAGTCATTTCATCCAATCCCCTTGCAGAGGCCTGCGGCGTCAACGGCTCGCAGGTGCGCAAAGACCTTGCTTACTTCGGCGAATTCGGCATCCGTGGCGTTGGCTATCATGTCAAATCGCTCATTGCCGCCATCACCTCATCCCTGGGCGTTGACCGCGAATGGCGCATGGCGCTGATTGGCGTTGGCAACCTCGGCAAGGCCATCCTGAACCACGGAGAATTCCGCTCACGCGGATTCAATATTGTGGGCATTTTCGACTGCGACCCCTTTAAAATCGGCGAAATTGTCCACGGCCTTGAAGTGCACTGCACTCGTGATCTCAAGGATATGGTGACCGATCTGAACATCGAGATCGGCATCATCACCACCCCGCCGGAGCGGGCGCAAAGGGCTGCGCAGCACTTGATGGACGCAGGCATTACCTCCATTCTGAACTTTGCCCCCTCGCGCATCAAGGTGCCGGACAGAATCAACGTGGAGTACGTGGACTTTTTCCACCATCTCTACGCGCTGGCGTTCAACCATCCCCAGACACGGTAA
- a CDS encoding adenosylcobinamide-GDP ribazoletransferase has protein sequence MTLTSVTSWPGRFHDALAFLTRLVPPRPCCTADSFSAAMPFFAPVGLALGALCTAAAFLCLWVFNAPDSGFAGRCLAAALAAWAWMLCEIWATRGLHWDGLSDLGDAVSSGASGERFWAVLRDSRLGAFGALHLLVAFSGLWLALTWHLSNGQWIAPLLAPAWGRAACIWLAAYSVPHDERSLGGLACAGSSPQLARWQVVLATGMLVLVLLLGDCPFWRLPLLAFGEFLLIHSLIDTTREHGGVSGDFLGACIQWSQLWFLLVTV, from the coding sequence GTGACACTCACTTCTGTGACATCCTGGCCAGGGCGCTTTCATGACGCCCTGGCTTTTTTGACCCGCCTTGTCCCCCCCCGACCCTGCTGCACCGCAGATTCCTTCAGCGCGGCCATGCCTTTTTTTGCCCCGGTGGGTCTGGCGCTTGGCGCACTTTGCACGGCTGCCGCCTTTCTCTGCCTGTGGGTCTTTAACGCCCCAGACTCAGGCTTCGCGGGCCGCTGCCTTGCCGCCGCCCTTGCCGCCTGGGCCTGGATGCTCTGCGAAATATGGGCAACGCGAGGCCTGCACTGGGACGGATTATCAGACCTTGGCGACGCCGTGAGCAGTGGAGCCAGCGGCGAGCGCTTCTGGGCCGTGCTGCGGGATAGCCGCCTGGGTGCATTCGGTGCGCTGCATCTGCTTGTTGCCTTCAGCGGATTATGGCTGGCTCTCACATGGCACCTTTCCAACGGCCAATGGATTGCCCCCCTGCTCGCGCCAGCATGGGGCCGCGCAGCCTGCATCTGGCTGGCGGCATATAGCGTGCCGCATGATGAACGCTCGCTCGGCGGCCTTGCCTGCGCTGGTTCAAGCCCACAACTGGCCCGCTGGCAAGTTGTGCTGGCAACGGGCATGCTTGTGCTGGTTCTGCTTTTGGGCGATTGCCCATTCTGGCGATTGCCCCTGCTGGCCTTTGGAGAATTTCTGCTGATCCACAGCCTGATCGACACTACACGGGAACACGGCGGAGTTTCCGGAGATTTTCTTGGCGCGTGTATCCAGTGGAGCCAGTTGTGGTTCCTGTTGGTAACAGTGTAA
- a CDS encoding glycosyltransferase family 2 protein, translating to MSEASRVSVVIPVWNLWDMTEPCLRSLAEHSAGENMEVVVVDNHSTDATASGLEPLGEALFGTAFKAVRMTENVGFARGCNAGAQAAGGDLLFFLNNDTTLTPDWLPPLRAVMSDPKIGAAGPLLLYPDGTVQHCGIYVNPFNAVGHLYEHLPGSFAAARKPHPLQAITAAAIMLRKAQFEACGGFHEGFRNGFEDIDLCFALRAQGLKLRVESRSVIYHHTSRTPGRFAHDRENCTLLMQRKGGAVRPDEHVLAKLDGYDLCIGESLDTWMVLPEKQQQRISAEFCGKPFNSEACKALLRVEPLWLEGWLLLARHQEQAGDLVAATGTLMECLRLMPDPRVCKQLSQLDPQAVFEGGTCDPAMAKARVQQARRAAYANGDTALAQLLGQWLVEHAG from the coding sequence ATGTCGGAAGCAAGCCGTGTTTCTGTGGTCATTCCTGTCTGGAACCTCTGGGACATGACAGAGCCTTGCCTGCGTTCGCTGGCCGAGCATTCCGCTGGAGAAAACATGGAAGTGGTGGTTGTGGACAACCACTCCACAGATGCCACGGCTTCAGGACTTGAACCCTTGGGCGAGGCCCTGTTCGGCACGGCATTCAAGGCCGTGCGCATGACTGAAAATGTGGGTTTTGCGCGGGGCTGCAATGCCGGGGCTCAGGCGGCTGGCGGCGATCTGCTGTTTTTTCTCAACAACGACACAACGCTTACCCCGGACTGGCTGCCGCCCCTGCGTGCGGTCATGTCCGATCCCAAGATCGGCGCGGCTGGGCCGTTGCTGCTGTATCCTGACGGCACCGTGCAGCACTGCGGCATCTACGTGAATCCCTTCAATGCGGTGGGGCACCTCTACGAACACCTGCCCGGCAGCTTTGCCGCAGCGCGCAAGCCCCACCCCTTGCAGGCCATCACCGCCGCGGCCATCATGCTGCGCAAGGCGCAGTTTGAAGCCTGCGGCGGCTTTCATGAAGGGTTTCGCAACGGATTTGAGGACATTGACCTGTGCTTTGCCCTGCGTGCGCAGGGGCTGAAACTGCGGGTGGAGAGCCGCAGTGTCATTTACCATCATACAAGCCGGACGCCGGGCCGCTTTGCCCATGACAGGGAAAATTGCACCCTGCTCATGCAGCGCAAAGGCGGAGCCGTGCGCCCTGATGAACACGTGCTGGCAAAACTGGATGGATACGATCTGTGTATTGGTGAAAGTCTCGATACCTGGATGGTGCTGCCCGAGAAACAGCAGCAGCGCATCAGCGCGGAGTTCTGCGGCAAGCCCTTTAACAGCGAAGCCTGCAAGGCTTTGTTGCGTGTCGAACCTCTTTGGCTTGAGGGCTGGCTCTTGCTGGCCCGGCATCAGGAGCAGGCGGGCGACCTTGTTGCCGCAACGGGCACGCTTATGGAATGTCTGCGGCTCATGCCCGACCCAAGGGTATGTAAACAGTTGTCGCAGCTTGATCCCCAGGCCGTATTTGAGGGTGGCACGTGCGACCCGGCAATGGCAAAGGCCCGTGTGCAGCAGGCGCGCCGTGCGGCTTATGCCAACGGCGACACAGCTCTTGCCCAATTGCTCGGCCAGTGGCTTGTGGAGCATGCTGGCTGA
- a CDS encoding cobyrinate a,c-diamide synthase, translating to MPRLCVSALSGGGGKTLLSLGLTRALAAQGHTVKPFKKGPDYIDAAWLTMAAGRPATNLDPYMLQPERLKALFAHAMRKTQAQSGVTEVLGMIEGNRGLFDGMDVAGSCSTAELARMLGCPIILSINCTKMTRTAAALVHGMTTFEPGLQFAGVVLNQVGTARHEALLRKVIEEYTDVAVLGALPRLKDNPLPERHMGIASCGDDLSPEARAVLDKLGGFVAEHINLDAVMAAARAAAIADPWPEQTEPFWSTNGAVDAAVGMAVECFSSAEAPTEAPLTDASTPAENSGGRLPDVQASMPVCRPRIAYVRDSALWFYYEENLEALERAGAELVRLEIVGPHSGVWPALRGEKPQHDEAGAIDGLYLGGGFPEDCAADLSASPHLRTLAAWAGAGLPIYAECGGFMLLAQGIEREGVLWPMSNIFPVVAQFCGKPQGLGYVHGTVVEENPFFPKGLEILGHEFHYSRCCWQGAAPRHGLRLRKGQGMGREAEPDGQKKGETAKLTSAPALDGLLRQNVWASYTHIFAPAVPCWAPNFVAAAARFAQGR from the coding sequence ATGCCCCGGCTGTGCGTATCGGCCCTTTCTGGCGGCGGCGGCAAAACATTGCTCTCCCTGGGGCTCACGCGCGCCCTTGCCGCGCAGGGGCATACGGTCAAGCCCTTCAAAAAAGGGCCGGACTACATTGACGCCGCGTGGCTGACCATGGCCGCCGGAAGGCCCGCCACCAATCTTGATCCCTACATGCTCCAGCCAGAACGTCTCAAGGCCCTGTTTGCACATGCCATGCGCAAAACACAGGCGCAAAGCGGCGTGACAGAAGTGCTCGGCATGATTGAAGGCAACCGGGGGCTTTTTGACGGCATGGACGTGGCTGGCTCATGCTCCACAGCGGAACTGGCGCGTATGCTTGGCTGCCCCATCATCCTCAGCATCAACTGCACAAAGATGACGCGTACGGCAGCGGCGCTGGTGCACGGCATGACAACCTTTGAGCCGGGGCTGCAATTTGCGGGCGTGGTGCTCAATCAGGTGGGCACGGCGCGGCACGAAGCCCTGCTGCGCAAGGTTATTGAGGAATATACGGATGTGGCAGTGCTTGGGGCCCTGCCGCGCCTGAAAGATAACCCGCTGCCCGAGCGCCACATGGGGATTGCCTCCTGCGGCGATGATCTTTCCCCTGAGGCCCGTGCCGTGCTCGACAAGCTTGGCGGCTTTGTGGCCGAACACATAAATCTTGATGCCGTGATGGCTGCTGCCCGCGCGGCCGCCATTGCCGATCCCTGGCCGGAACAGACCGAGCCGTTTTGGTCAACCAATGGGGCGGTAGATGCGGCGGTCGGCATGGCGGTGGAATGTTTCAGTTCTGCGGAAGCGCCAACGGAAGCGCCGCTCACGGATGCCTCCACTCCGGCTGAAAATTCGGGCGGCAGGTTGCCCGATGTACAGGCCTCCATGCCAGTCTGCCGTCCGCGCATAGCCTATGTGCGCGACAGCGCCCTGTGGTTTTATTATGAAGAAAATCTTGAGGCCCTGGAGCGTGCTGGTGCGGAACTGGTGCGGCTTGAGATCGTGGGGCCGCATTCCGGCGTCTGGCCCGCACTGCGCGGCGAAAAACCGCAGCATGACGAGGCTGGAGCAATAGACGGCCTCTACCTGGGCGGTGGCTTTCCCGAAGATTGCGCTGCGGACCTCAGCGCTTCGCCCCACCTGCGCACCCTGGCAGCATGGGCTGGGGCTGGCCTGCCCATCTATGCAGAATGCGGTGGTTTTATGTTGCTGGCGCAAGGCATAGAACGCGAGGGCGTGCTTTGGCCCATGAGCAATATCTTCCCCGTTGTTGCCCAGTTTTGCGGCAAACCACAGGGCCTCGGCTACGTGCACGGAACAGTGGTGGAGGAAAATCCATTTTTCCCCAAAGGGCTGGAAATTCTGGGGCACGAATTTCATTATTCGCGCTGCTGCTGGCAGGGCGCTGCGCCCCGGCACGGCCTGCGCCTGCGCAAAGGGCAGGGCATGGGACGTGAGGCAGAGCCGGACGGGCAGAAAAAAGGCGAAACTGCCAAGCTGACCAGCGCGCCCGCTTTGGACGGGCTGTTGCGGCAGAATGTCTGGGCTTCGTATACGCATATTTTTGCCCCGGCAGTCCCCTGTTGGGCCCCCAATTTCGTGGCGGCTGCCGCCCGTTTTGCTCAGGGGCGCTGA
- a CDS encoding AICARFT/IMPCHase bienzyme formylation region, with product MSDLKSMYSTVHKDAFPDTMTIILGDEKLVYQKRTWTLDNEEKGLRYGENPDQPAALYALKEGTITCGGLNWRGPGNGIVSALTESQMIQAGKHPGKTNLTDVDNGANILQYLTERPAAVILKHNNPSGAAWSNDGIAAALEKAFWCDRIAAFGGAVVVNRPFTREAAEIVAANYFEVVAAPAFEEGVVDILKGRKNLRIMELPGLGRLEELTSSAFLDIKSLADGGIIVQKSFVNRILEAKDFLPATATTKEGVSVAARAPSKQELDDLRFAWAVEAGVTSNSVIFVRDGATLAIGTGEQDRVGCVELAIHKAHTKYADTLAFRELGLSLYELKEKAAADAAMAAKLADIESRTEASHGGLAGSALVSDGFFPFRDGVDVAVAQGVAAIAQPGGSMRDAEVIMACNEAKPQVAMVFTGQRSFKH from the coding sequence ATGTCGGATCTCAAGTCCATGTACAGCACCGTCCACAAGGACGCTTTCCCTGACACCATGACCATCATTCTGGGCGATGAAAAACTCGTCTACCAAAAGCGCACCTGGACGCTGGACAACGAGGAGAAGGGCCTGCGCTACGGCGAAAATCCCGACCAGCCCGCAGCCCTCTACGCTCTTAAGGAAGGCACCATCACGTGTGGCGGTCTGAACTGGCGCGGCCCCGGCAATGGCATTGTTTCCGCGCTTACCGAAAGCCAGATGATTCAGGCAGGCAAGCACCCCGGCAAGACCAACCTCACGGACGTGGACAACGGGGCCAATATTTTGCAGTACCTCACCGAGCGCCCCGCGGCGGTGATTCTGAAGCACAATAACCCCAGCGGCGCGGCCTGGAGCAATGACGGCATTGCTGCGGCCCTTGAAAAGGCCTTCTGGTGCGACCGCATCGCCGCCTTTGGCGGAGCCGTGGTTGTCAACCGTCCCTTTACCCGCGAAGCTGCGGAAATTGTCGCCGCCAACTATTTTGAAGTGGTTGCCGCTCCCGCCTTTGAAGAAGGCGTAGTGGATATCCTCAAGGGCCGCAAAAATCTGCGCATCATGGAACTGCCCGGCCTTGGGCGGCTTGAAGAACTGACCAGCTCGGCCTTTCTTGACATCAAGAGTCTGGCTGACGGCGGCATTATTGTGCAGAAGTCCTTTGTGAACCGCATTCTTGAAGCCAAGGACTTTTTGCCCGCCACCGCCACCACCAAGGAAGGCGTTTCTGTGGCCGCCCGCGCTCCCAGCAAGCAGGAACTGGACGACCTGCGCTTTGCCTGGGCAGTGGAAGCCGGGGTTACGTCTAATTCCGTCATTTTTGTGCGCGACGGCGCCACCCTTGCCATCGGCACGGGCGAACAGGATCGCGTGGGCTGCGTGGAACTCGCCATACATAAGGCGCACACCAAGTATGCAGACACGCTTGCCTTCCGCGAACTCGGCCTGTCGCTCTATGAACTCAAGGAAAAGGCCGCCGCCGATGCGGCTATGGCCGCCAAGCTTGCGGATATTGAAAGCCGCACCGAAGCCTCCCACGGCGGGCTGGCCGGGTCTGCGCTTGTTTCGGACGGGTTCTTCCCCTTCCGTGACGGGGTGGATGTGGCTGTGGCCCAGGGCGTTGCGGCCATTGCCCAGCCCGGCGGCTCCATGCGCGATGCGGAAGTGATTATGGCCTGCAACGAGGCCAAGCCGCAGGTCGCCATGGTGTTTACGGGGCAGCGCTCCTTCAAGCACTAG
- a CDS encoding adenylosuccinate synthase yields MANTVIIGAQWGDEGKGKIVDMLSAQSRVIVRFQGGNNAGHTIKVQGEETILHLIPSGILHENKICLIGNGVVLDPHVFLEEVDHLAARGIDVSPARLGISKKTHLIMPYHKSLDQAREAKRAGHKIGTTGRGIGPCYEDKAARVGLRAGDLTDPDLVRAKVAHALQEKNVLLRDLYKFEPLDENTVSEELLALAPRLVPYLTEVEERMQEAQAEGGDILFEGAQGIHLDIDHGTYPFVTSSNTVAGNASAGCGIAPSALNRIVGIVKAYTTRVGSGPFPTELLDDTGSYLRTQGHEFGATTGRPRRCGWLDAVVLRESVRLNGLTDIALTKLDVLQNLPVLKICVAYEYKGKRLSYLPQEECSLGSVTPIYEEMPGFEEDITQCASYEELPATVRAYIARIEELTDVKVSLVSVGADRRQTIVR; encoded by the coding sequence ATGGCGAATACGGTCATCATCGGCGCTCAGTGGGGCGACGAGGGCAAGGGCAAGATTGTTGATATGCTGAGCGCCCAGAGCCGCGTTATAGTCCGCTTTCAGGGCGGCAACAACGCAGGGCACACCATCAAGGTGCAGGGCGAGGAAACCATTCTTCACCTTATCCCCTCCGGCATACTGCACGAAAACAAAATTTGCCTCATCGGCAACGGCGTTGTGCTCGACCCGCATGTGTTCCTGGAAGAAGTGGATCACCTTGCCGCCAGAGGCATTGACGTTTCGCCCGCGCGTCTTGGCATCAGCAAGAAGACCCATTTGATCATGCCGTATCACAAAAGTCTGGATCAGGCCCGTGAAGCCAAACGCGCCGGGCACAAGATCGGCACCACTGGCCGCGGCATCGGCCCCTGCTATGAAGACAAGGCCGCCCGGGTGGGCCTGCGCGCAGGCGACCTGACAGACCCGGATCTTGTTCGCGCCAAGGTGGCCCACGCCCTGCAGGAAAAAAACGTTCTGCTGCGCGACCTCTACAAATTTGAACCTCTCGATGAGAACACCGTGAGTGAAGAGTTGCTGGCACTTGCGCCGCGCCTTGTTCCCTACCTCACCGAGGTGGAAGAACGCATGCAGGAAGCGCAGGCCGAAGGCGGCGACATCCTTTTTGAAGGCGCTCAGGGCATTCACCTTGATATCGACCACGGCACATACCCCTTTGTTACCTCATCCAATACGGTGGCGGGCAATGCATCGGCTGGCTGCGGCATTGCGCCCTCGGCCCTGAACCGCATTGTGGGCATCGTCAAGGCCTACACCACGCGCGTGGGTTCCGGCCCCTTCCCCACCGAACTGCTGGACGACACAGGCAGCTACCTGCGCACACAGGGTCATGAATTTGGCGCCACCACGGGCCGTCCCCGCCGTTGCGGCTGGCTGGATGCCGTGGTGCTGCGCGAAAGCGTTCGCCTGAACGGGCTCACGGACATTGCCCTGACCAAGCTTGACGTGTTGCAGAACCTGCCGGTGCTGAAAATCTGCGTTGCCTACGAATACAAGGGCAAGCGCCTGAGCTATCTGCCGCAGGAAGAATGCTCCCTTGGCAGCGTAACGCCCATCTACGAAGAAATGCCCGGCTTTGAAGAAGACATCACCCAGTGCGCCAGCTATGAAGAGCTGCCCGCCACTGTGCGCGCCTATATCGCCCGCATTGAAGAACTGACGGACGTCAAGGTTTCGCTGGTTTCGGTGGGCGCAGATCGCCGCCAGACCATCGTGCGCTAG
- a CDS encoding diguanylate cyclase domain-containing protein: MALPPISQFNRVDDGQVVGYIPDYLTQLSRYTGWNIVYVVEKDWAACLAALDKGEVDICTPARYSAERARQYLYCAYPGGTSYTAILAPKDSQVIYDDLESLAQLRVGSMGNPIWLKDFADFIRQRGGTMPTIVEYPGREELREAMHSGQVDAILETVLSLRNDEKILAKCKLTPFFYIGSPKNPKLMQELEQAMVQLKMEQPDLEYRLGRMYLLRMFQTPLSRAELTYIAQQPPLRVGYDPDRKPYSWQDPVTGNARGTLPDILRDAAARSGLQVTFEPYAVRPANFTDAYTQNKLDMAFGSFPSSALQSHKNFRLTAPLTRSSLYLYAKPDAKLEQETLFTLAVPASIYNAAEYASRTFPNAVIKLFSDEEACLTATGRREANAILGNSMVLNNLTSSPRFSEFNPVTSYSDVEEARLTIRPGLPDMLLGILNNLLLTIDEKSRTQIISSNIAAAATSPTLADIVYENRSLLMVVAELMLFVSALVAYALHLRRKSLSNQIASEQRLAHIADNINGGVISISTELPLLILDANNGFWQLLGYEADKPQTTAFIDLLHADDTKKLLDMLADKKSGPVTNTTELRLRHKDGQWLPLLLRGTFSGDEKAHRSIDCVVVDITEQKRMQEELEQEKERYRILLEQSQDIFFDVDTEKRQFRCSPNFLLKFGREATPLFNETGRPTNRHIIHPEDLPALNELRRRIRSGNPTAFAVMRIPTAEGRYIWCRVQATRISKQDAPLRLVGKIVDIDEEVRRRAELERRTQRDSLTDLLNKTAFRDKICAAMPAKPQQDKTDALLFLDLDNFKLINDTFGHVRGDAALLEASDALKRIFRNADAVGRFGGDEFCVFVRDITRVALKERAEALLSELHKFIEHEGQRVEITTSIGIYLFDGTEASYDVALHRADNAQYLAKQAGKNCYRFYDETPEAWADETNTTKQVSEGAAT; the protein is encoded by the coding sequence GTGGCCCTCCCCCCTATTTCGCAGTTCAACCGCGTAGACGATGGGCAGGTTGTGGGGTACATTCCCGATTATCTGACCCAGCTCTCCCGCTATACGGGATGGAACATAGTTTACGTTGTTGAAAAAGACTGGGCCGCCTGCCTGGCCGCGCTGGATAAAGGCGAGGTCGACATCTGCACGCCCGCCCGGTATTCGGCTGAACGCGCCCGCCAGTATCTCTACTGCGCATACCCCGGCGGCACTTCCTATACGGCCATTCTGGCCCCCAAAGATTCACAGGTTATTTACGATGATCTGGAAAGCCTCGCGCAATTACGCGTGGGGAGCATGGGCAACCCCATCTGGCTTAAGGATTTTGCTGACTTTATCAGGCAGCGCGGCGGCACAATGCCCACCATTGTGGAGTACCCCGGCAGGGAAGAGTTGCGGGAAGCCATGCATTCCGGCCAGGTGGACGCCATTCTGGAAACCGTACTCTCGTTGCGAAATGACGAAAAAATTCTGGCAAAGTGCAAGCTCACGCCTTTTTTTTACATAGGTTCACCTAAAAACCCAAAACTTATGCAGGAACTTGAGCAGGCCATGGTGCAGCTCAAGATGGAGCAACCCGATCTGGAGTATCGCCTGGGGCGCATGTATCTTCTGCGCATGTTTCAGACGCCGCTTTCACGGGCGGAACTGACTTACATTGCCCAGCAGCCGCCCCTGCGCGTGGGCTATGATCCTGACCGCAAGCCCTATTCGTGGCAGGACCCTGTGACCGGGAACGCACGTGGCACCCTCCCGGACATCCTGCGGGATGCAGCAGCGCGCAGCGGTTTGCAGGTTACTTTTGAGCCTTATGCTGTACGCCCCGCAAATTTTACAGATGCCTATACCCAGAACAAGCTGGATATGGCCTTTGGTTCGTTTCCCTCTTCAGCCCTTCAATCCCACAAGAATTTCCGCCTGACCGCGCCGCTGACGCGCAGCAGCCTGTACCTATACGCCAAGCCTGACGCGAAACTGGAACAAGAGACGTTATTTACACTGGCAGTACCGGCAAGCATCTATAATGCGGCAGAGTACGCCTCCCGCACGTTTCCCAATGCGGTCATCAAGCTTTTTTCTGATGAGGAAGCATGCCTGACTGCCACTGGCCGACGCGAAGCCAACGCCATTCTGGGCAATTCCATGGTTCTCAATAACCTTACGAGCTCCCCGCGTTTCAGCGAGTTCAATCCTGTCACCAGCTACAGCGATGTTGAAGAAGCGCGCCTGACCATCAGGCCGGGGCTGCCTGATATGTTGCTGGGCATTTTGAACAACCTCCTGCTGACCATTGATGAAAAGAGCCGGACACAGATTATTTCCAGCAATATAGCAGCGGCAGCTACTTCTCCGACACTGGCGGATATTGTGTATGAAAACCGCTCGCTGCTGATGGTTGTAGCCGAGCTGATGCTCTTTGTTTCGGCTCTTGTTGCCTACGCCCTGCACCTTCGCCGCAAAAGTCTGTCGAACCAGATCGCCAGCGAGCAGCGCCTTGCCCACATAGCCGACAACATCAACGGCGGCGTCATCAGCATATCTACAGAGCTTCCCTTGCTGATTCTTGATGCCAACAATGGATTCTGGCAGTTGCTTGGCTACGAGGCCGACAAGCCGCAGACTACCGCGTTTATTGATCTGCTGCATGCTGACGACACAAAAAAGCTGCTGGACATGCTGGCAGACAAAAAAAGCGGCCCTGTGACAAACACCACGGAACTGAGGCTTCGCCACAAGGATGGTCAATGGCTGCCCCTGTTGTTGCGCGGCACATTTTCCGGCGATGAGAAGGCTCACCGCTCCATTGATTGCGTGGTGGTGGACATCACCGAGCAAAAGCGCATGCAGGAAGAGCTTGAGCAGGAAAAGGAGCGCTACCGGATACTGCTTGAGCAGTCGCAGGACATTTTTTTCGATGTGGATACAGAAAAACGCCAGTTCCGCTGTTCGCCGAACTTTTTGCTGAAATTCGGCAGGGAGGCCACGCCCCTCTTTAACGAAACCGGCCGCCCAACCAACAGGCATATCATCCATCCTGAAGACCTGCCCGCCCTCAACGAACTGCGACGGCGCATCCGCAGCGGCAACCCTACTGCTTTTGCAGTCATGCGCATCCCCACTGCCGAGGGGCGCTATATCTGGTGCCGAGTGCAGGCCACACGCATCAGCAAGCAAGACGCACCCTTGCGCCTTGTGGGCAAAATTGTTGATATTGATGAAGAAGTGAGACGCCGTGCCGAGCTTGAGCGCCGCACCCAGCGCGACAGTTTGACGGATCTGCTGAACAAGACCGCCTTCCGCGACAAAATATGCGCAGCCATGCCCGCAAAACCGCAGCAGGATAAGACAGACGCGCTTCTCTTCCTTGACCTGGATAATTTCAAGCTGATCAATGACACCTTTGGGCATGTCAGGGGTGATGCCGCCCTGCTTGAAGCCAGTGATGCCCTCAAACGCATCTTTCGCAATGCTGATGCTGTGGGCCGTTTCGGCGGCGATGAATTCTGCGTTTTTGTCAGGGATATCACCCGCGTGGCGCTCAAGGAACGGGCCGAGGCTCTGCTTTCAGAACTGCACAAATTTATTGAGCACGAGGGTCAGCGCGTGGAGATCACCACGAGCATAGGCATCTATCTGTTTGACGGCACCGAGGCGTCTTACGATGTGGCCTTGCACCGCGCGGACAATGCGCAGTATCTGGCAAAGCAGGCTGGCAAGAACTGCTACCGCTTTTATGATGAAACTCCTGAAGCCTGGGCTGACGAAACAAATACGACCAAGCAGGTTAGCGAAGGCGCAGCAACGTAA
- a CDS encoding DMT family transporter, which produces MKHILLLLAFGAGCCLPVQAGINNLLRRFLGEPMQAALVSFAVGTLALWVYSLAARHTWPSISQLSAVPWWMWTGGVLGAIFVSCTIFLAPRLGAATMTAVMLSGQLMASVLLDHYALVGFPEHPVSPLRLAGIALLFAGAWLVRVF; this is translated from the coding sequence ATGAAGCACATTCTTTTATTGCTGGCTTTTGGGGCCGGTTGCTGCCTCCCTGTGCAGGCGGGAATAAACAACTTGCTGCGGCGCTTTCTGGGCGAACCCATGCAGGCCGCGCTTGTTTCATTTGCCGTGGGTACGCTGGCGCTGTGGGTATACAGCCTGGCGGCAAGGCACACATGGCCTTCCATTTCTCAGCTTTCCGCTGTTCCGTGGTGGATGTGGACAGGTGGCGTGCTTGGCGCAATTTTTGTGAGTTGCACCATCTTTCTTGCCCCCCGGCTTGGGGCTGCCACCATGACCGCCGTCATGCTGTCGGGCCAGCTGATGGCCTCTGTGCTGCTTGACCATTATGCCCTCGTGGGCTTTCCCGAACACCCTGTTTCGCCATTGCGCCTTGCGGGCATTGCCCTGCTTTTTGCGGGTGCATGGCTTGTGCGGGTGTTTTAA